In Pseudomonas sp. MYb327, one DNA window encodes the following:
- the ccmB gene encoding heme exporter protein CcmB — MSVFGLLVAREARLLFRRPAELANPLVFFAIVVSLFPLAVGPESQLLQTLSPGLVWVAALLSVLLSLDGLFRSDFEDGSLEQWVLSPHPLALLVLAKVLAHWAFSGLALVLLAPLLALMLGLPAACLPVLLLSLLLGTPVLSLLGAVGAALTVGLKRGGLLLALLILPLYIPVLILGSGALQAALQGMPATGYLLWLGSLTALAITLTPFAIAAGLKISVGE; from the coding sequence ATGAGTGTTTTCGGCCTGTTGGTCGCCCGCGAGGCTCGTCTATTGTTCCGCCGTCCTGCGGAATTGGCCAATCCGCTGGTTTTCTTTGCCATCGTGGTTTCGCTGTTCCCGTTGGCGGTCGGTCCCGAGTCTCAATTGTTGCAAACCTTGTCTCCGGGACTGGTCTGGGTGGCGGCCCTTTTATCGGTTTTGCTCTCGCTGGACGGGCTTTTCCGCAGTGATTTCGAAGACGGATCGCTGGAACAGTGGGTCCTTTCGCCGCACCCCCTGGCGCTTCTGGTTTTAGCCAAGGTGCTGGCACACTGGGCTTTCTCCGGCCTGGCACTGGTTTTACTCGCACCTTTGCTGGCGTTGATGCTCGGTTTGCCTGCCGCTTGTCTGCCGGTGTTGCTGCTTTCTTTATTGCTGGGTACACCGGTGCTGAGCCTGCTCGGTGCGGTGGGCGCGGCCCTGACGGTCGGTTTGAAGCGCGGTGGCCTGTTGCTGGCGTTGCTGATTTTGCCGTTGTACATCCCGGTGTTGATCCTTGGCAGTGGCGCCTTGCAGGCCGCCTTGCAAGGCATGCCGGCGACCGGTTATCTGCTATGGCTTGGTAGCCTGACCGCCCTGGCGATAACCCTGACACCCTTTGCAATAGCTGCTGGCCTGAAGATCAGCGTCGGCGAATAA
- the ccmA gene encoding cytochrome c biogenesis heme-transporting ATPase CcmA — MTSPVLQTVALACERDLRLLFENLDLRLASGEMVQISGPNGSGKTSLLRLLSGLMQPTAGQVLLNGQSLHEQRTELARNLLWIGHAAGIKDLLTPEENLSWLCALHQPASHEAIWQALAAVGLRGFEDVPCHTLSAGQQRRVALARLYLDSPPLWILDEPFTALDKQGVAQLEEHLATHCERGGMVVLTTHHTLSRMPASYRDIDLGKWAV; from the coding sequence TTGACCAGTCCAGTCCTGCAAACCGTTGCCCTTGCCTGTGAGCGAGATCTTCGGCTGCTTTTCGAAAATCTCGATTTGAGACTGGCCAGTGGCGAAATGGTACAGATCAGCGGCCCCAACGGCAGTGGAAAGACCAGTCTGTTGCGCCTGTTGTCGGGGCTCATGCAACCGACCGCTGGTCAAGTGTTGCTCAACGGCCAGTCGCTGCACGAGCAGCGTACCGAGTTGGCGCGCAATCTGTTGTGGATCGGCCATGCTGCCGGGATCAAGGATTTGCTGACGCCGGAAGAGAACTTGAGCTGGCTTTGCGCCCTGCATCAACCGGCCTCTCACGAGGCGATCTGGCAAGCTCTGGCGGCGGTGGGTTTACGCGGTTTCGAAGATGTTCCCTGTCACACACTGTCCGCCGGTCAGCAACGCCGCGTGGCGCTGGCGCGGTTGTATCTGGACAGTCCGCCGCTATGGATTCTCGACGAGCCGTTCACCGCCCTCGACAAGCAAGGCGTTGCGCAGCTTGAGGAACACCTGGCCACTCATTGCGAACGCGGCGGCATGGTGGTTTTGACTACGCACCATACACTGAGCCGGATGCCGGCCAGCTATCGCGACATCGACTTGGGGAAATGGGCCGTATGA
- the phnC gene encoding phosphonate ABC transporter ATP-binding protein produces the protein MNAAIHVDHLNKTFARKTALVDLDLTIAAGEMVALIGASGSGKSTLLRHLAGLACCDKNNGGSVKVLGREVQASGRLNGKVRRLRADIGYIFQQFNLVNRLSVLDNVLLGCLGRMPRWRGNLSLFNAEEKQFAMQSLDRVGLADLAAQRASTLSGGQQQRVAIARALTQRAEVILADEPIASLDPESARKVMEILADINRRDGKTVVVTLHQVDYATRYCPRAVALKGGRIHFDGRAAELSGQFLNDLYGADIDTSLMCSDQLRPVETTPRLVMARA, from the coding sequence ATGAACGCAGCTATCCATGTCGATCACCTGAACAAGACCTTTGCGCGTAAAACCGCACTGGTCGACCTCGACCTGACCATCGCGGCCGGTGAGATGGTCGCGCTGATCGGCGCGTCCGGCTCAGGCAAATCCACCTTGTTGCGCCACCTCGCGGGCTTGGCCTGTTGCGATAAAAACAACGGCGGCAGCGTCAAGGTGCTGGGGCGGGAAGTGCAGGCGAGCGGGCGGCTCAATGGCAAGGTGCGGCGCCTGCGCGCCGACATCGGCTACATCTTTCAGCAGTTCAACCTGGTCAATCGCCTGAGCGTGCTCGACAACGTGCTGCTCGGTTGCCTGGGCCGCATGCCGCGCTGGCGTGGCAATTTGAGCTTGTTCAATGCCGAAGAAAAACAATTCGCCATGCAGTCTCTGGACCGCGTCGGCCTGGCTGATCTGGCGGCGCAGCGCGCTTCGACCCTGTCCGGCGGACAGCAGCAACGCGTGGCGATTGCCCGCGCCTTGACCCAGCGTGCCGAGGTGATTCTGGCGGATGAGCCGATCGCCTCCCTCGACCCGGAATCGGCGCGCAAGGTCATGGAAATCCTCGCCGACATCAACCGCCGCGACGGCAAGACCGTGGTGGTGACCCTGCATCAAGTCGATTACGCCACCCGCTATTGCCCGCGCGCCGTGGCGCTCAAGGGCGGGCGTATCCATTTCGATGGCCGCGCCGCCGAGCTCAGCGGGCAGTTCCTCAACGATTTGTATGGTGCCGACATCGACACCAGCCTGATGTGTTCCGACCAGCTTCGCCCGGTCGAAACCACGCCACGGCTGGTGATGGCGCGCGCGTGA
- a CDS encoding DsbE family thiol:disulfide interchange protein, with product MRRWLMLLPLAIFLVVAVFLYRGLYLDPAELPSAMIGKPFPEFSLPAVQGDKTLTRADIVGKPALVNVWGTWCISCRVEHPVLNKLAEKGVVIYGINYKDINADALKWLAEFHNPYQLDIRDDAGTLGLNLGVYGAPETFFIDAKGIIRDKFVGVIDEQVWREKLAAKYQALVDEAKP from the coding sequence ATGAGACGTTGGTTGATGCTGCTGCCACTGGCGATTTTTCTGGTGGTCGCTGTTTTCCTTTACCGGGGCCTGTACCTGGACCCGGCCGAGTTGCCCTCGGCAATGATCGGCAAACCGTTCCCGGAATTTTCCCTGCCGGCAGTGCAGGGCGACAAGACCCTGACCCGCGCTGATATCGTCGGCAAACCGGCGCTGGTTAACGTCTGGGGTACGTGGTGCATTTCCTGCCGGGTCGAGCACCCGGTGTTGAACAAACTGGCCGAGAAGGGCGTGGTGATTTACGGCATCAACTACAAGGACATCAACGCCGATGCCTTGAAGTGGCTGGCGGAATTCCACAACCCGTATCAACTGGACATCCGTGACGATGCCGGCACCCTGGGCCTGAACCTCGGTGTGTACGGTGCGCCGGAAACCTTCTTCATCGACGCCAAGGGCATCATCCGCGACAAGTTCGTTGGTGTAATCGACGAGCAAGTCTGGCGTGAAAAACTGGCGGCCAAGTATCAGGCGCTGGTCGACGAGGCCAAGCCATGA
- a CDS encoding heme ABC transporter permease, producing the protein MNWTWFHKLGSPKWFYGISGKMLPWLSIAALLLITVGVVWGLAFAPPDYQQGNSFRIIYIHVPAAMLAQSIYVMLAVCGVVGLVWKMKLADVALQCAAPIGAWMTAVALVTGAIWGKPTWGSWWVWDARLTSMLILLFLYFGLIALGNAISNRDSAAKACAVLAIVGVINIPIIKYSVEWWNTLHQGATFTLTEKPAMPAEMWLPLLLTALGFYCFFGAVLLLRMRLEVLKREARASWVKAEVENSLEVAR; encoded by the coding sequence ATGAACTGGACCTGGTTTCATAAGCTCGGCTCACCCAAATGGTTTTACGGCATCAGCGGCAAAATGCTGCCGTGGCTAAGCATCGCTGCGTTGTTGCTGATCACCGTTGGCGTGGTCTGGGGCCTGGCCTTCGCGCCGCCGGACTATCAGCAGGGCAACAGCTTTCGCATCATTTATATCCACGTTCCGGCCGCCATGCTGGCGCAGTCCATCTACGTGATGCTGGCCGTCTGCGGCGTCGTCGGGCTGGTGTGGAAAATGAAACTGGCCGATGTGGCGCTGCAATGCGCGGCGCCCATCGGGGCCTGGATGACCGCTGTGGCGCTGGTGACTGGCGCGATCTGGGGCAAACCGACCTGGGGCTCGTGGTGGGTCTGGGATGCCCGACTGACGTCGATGCTGATTCTGCTGTTCCTGTACTTCGGTCTCATTGCATTGGGCAATGCCATCAGCAATCGTGACAGCGCGGCCAAGGCCTGCGCGGTGCTGGCGATTGTCGGCGTGATCAACATCCCGATCATCAAGTACTCGGTGGAGTGGTGGAACACCCTGCACCAGGGCGCGACTTTTACCCTCACCGAAAAACCGGCGATGCCTGCCGAAATGTGGCTGCCATTGCTGCTGACGGCGCTGGGTTTCTACTGTTTCTTCGGCGCGGTGTTGCTGCTGCGCATGCGCCTTGAAGTGCTCAAGCGTGAAGCGCGGGCAAGCTGGGTGAAAGCGGAAGTGGAAAACAGCCTGGAGGTCGCTCGATGA
- a CDS encoding cytochrome c-type biogenesis protein, translating to MKRWIAAVVLGLSMAGVAHAAIDTYEFAKEGDRERFRELTKELRCPKCQNQDIADSNAPIAADLRKEIFRMLGEGKDNQQIIDFMVDRYGDFVRYKPALNAKTALLWFGPAGLLLGGVVVIAVIVRRRRAQRTDTPGSLSAEERERLDQLLDKNQE from the coding sequence ATGAAGCGCTGGATCGCCGCTGTTGTCCTGGGACTGAGCATGGCTGGCGTGGCTCACGCGGCCATCGACACCTACGAGTTCGCCAAGGAGGGCGATCGCGAGCGTTTTCGCGAGCTGACCAAAGAACTGCGTTGCCCCAAGTGCCAGAACCAGGACATCGCCGATTCCAACGCACCGATTGCTGCCGACCTGCGTAAGGAGATTTTCCGCATGTTGGGCGAGGGCAAGGACAACCAGCAGATCATCGACTTCATGGTGGATCGCTACGGTGATTTCGTCCGCTACAAACCCGCTCTGAACGCCAAAACCGCGTTGCTCTGGTTCGGTCCTGCCGGGCTGCTGTTAGGCGGTGTTGTGGTCATCGCGGTGATCGTCCGCCGTCGACGCGCGCAACGCACCGACACCCCGGGCTCGCTTTCTGCCGAGGAGCGCGAGCGCCTCGACCAACTGTTGGATAAAAACCAAGAATGA
- the ccmD gene encoding heme exporter protein CcmD yields the protein MSFASFGDFIAMGHHGLYVWSAYGICLAVLALNVAAPILARKRYLQQEARRLRRENGK from the coding sequence ATGAGTTTTGCTTCATTCGGCGACTTCATCGCCATGGGCCATCACGGCCTGTATGTCTGGTCGGCCTACGGCATCTGCCTGGCGGTGCTGGCCCTCAACGTGGCGGCGCCGATCCTGGCCCGCAAGCGGTATCTGCAACAAGAGGCGCGTCGTCTGCGCCGGGAGAACGGCAAGTGA
- the ccmE gene encoding cytochrome c maturation protein CcmE, with product MNPLRKKRLIIILAILVGVGAAVGLALSALQQNINLFYTPTQIANGDAPQDTRIRAGGMVEKGSLQRSSDSLDVKFVVTDFNKSVTITYRGILPDLFREGQGIVALGKLNADGVVVADEVLAKHDEKYMPPEVTKALKDSGQSAPTPAKEG from the coding sequence GTGAATCCCCTGCGTAAAAAGCGTCTTATCATCATTCTGGCGATTCTGGTCGGGGTCGGCGCTGCCGTCGGCCTGGCCCTGAGCGCCCTGCAGCAAAATATCAATCTGTTTTACACCCCGACCCAGATCGCCAACGGTGACGCGCCGCAAGACACACGCATCCGCGCCGGTGGCATGGTCGAGAAGGGTTCGCTGCAGCGTTCCAGCGATTCCCTGGACGTGAAGTTCGTCGTTACCGACTTCAACAAATCCGTGACCATCACCTATCGCGGCATCCTCCCGGACCTGTTCCGCGAAGGGCAGGGCATCGTCGCCCTGGGCAAGCTCAACGCCGACGGCGTGGTGGTGGCGGACGAGGTGCTAGCCAAGCACGATGAAAAGTACATGCCACCGGAAGTGACCAAAGCGTTGAAAGACAGTGGTCAATCCGCACCAACACCCGCGAAGGAGGGTTGA
- a CDS encoding flagellar hook-length control protein FliK → MTGEMNILPLPQTTPATTRPLVLSGELIKLLTPMEGLITAGQTANAEVLSLKQTDQTFQLLLKVTLENGRQTTVQASSNQPLAQGTNMAVTQPSAGNLAVTVQQAIASSVATLTRIDTAQLPVGTLLQGKVLTSQVLPQVPGQPAVFRSMVSLLNTALSGSTLSIDSPQPLRIGTLLSAQVQDSQTLKFVPLSNRQEQLAVTQQLVSQLSRQGSLDGLLKLLQNLPASDQTSLDLRAVADKLLAGLPDVQQLSTPKGLALALAGSGAFLESKLLTGQNPTLAPDMKADLLKLIAQLTPGLPANSNLNAIIAANTLAQAMPNFVRNALGMLGQVSAKPSPTGFPLPERLLQGAEGEDDLEHLLRLAAAAVSRLQSHQLSSLEQTGVTSDGRLMSTWQLEIPMRNMQDIVPLQVKFQREEAPEKEAQHDRRDEREPKQQLWRVDLAFDMEPLGPLQVQAQLIKGSLSSQLWAERPYTASLIENNLAGLRERLLASGLNVGDLDCHHGKPPAGPQNRLEQRWVDENA, encoded by the coding sequence ATGACAGGCGAAATGAACATCCTTCCGCTACCGCAGACCACCCCGGCGACCACGCGTCCGCTGGTACTGAGTGGCGAGCTGATCAAGCTGCTGACGCCGATGGAGGGCCTGATCACCGCCGGTCAGACCGCCAATGCCGAAGTGCTGTCACTCAAGCAGACGGATCAGACCTTTCAGTTGTTGCTCAAGGTCACCCTCGAAAACGGCCGTCAAACTACAGTCCAGGCCAGCAGCAACCAGCCATTGGCCCAAGGCACCAATATGGCGGTCACCCAGCCCTCGGCGGGTAATCTGGCGGTCACCGTGCAACAGGCCATCGCCTCCAGCGTCGCCACCCTCACCCGCATCGACACCGCACAATTGCCGGTTGGCACGCTGCTGCAAGGCAAAGTGCTGACATCTCAGGTGTTGCCGCAAGTGCCGGGGCAGCCAGCGGTGTTTCGCTCGATGGTGAGTCTGCTAAATACCGCCCTGAGCGGCAGCACCTTGAGCATCGACAGCCCGCAGCCGTTGCGCATCGGCACTTTATTGAGTGCGCAGGTGCAAGACAGCCAAACGTTGAAATTCGTACCGCTGAGTAACCGCCAGGAACAATTGGCGGTGACTCAACAATTGGTCAGCCAACTAAGTCGCCAAGGCTCGCTGGACGGATTGCTCAAACTCCTGCAAAACCTGCCGGCCTCGGATCAGACCTCCCTGGACCTGCGGGCCGTCGCCGACAAGTTGCTCGCCGGTTTGCCTGATGTTCAGCAACTGAGCACGCCGAAAGGCCTGGCGTTGGCGCTCGCCGGCAGCGGCGCATTCCTCGAATCAAAACTGCTGACCGGGCAGAACCCAACGCTCGCGCCGGACATGAAAGCCGACCTGCTCAAGTTGATTGCCCAACTGACACCCGGGCTGCCGGCCAACAGCAACCTCAACGCGATCATCGCCGCCAACACCCTGGCCCAGGCCATGCCGAATTTTGTACGCAATGCACTCGGCATGTTGGGGCAAGTCAGTGCCAAACCATCCCCGACCGGTTTCCCGTTGCCCGAGCGCCTGTTGCAGGGCGCGGAAGGCGAAGATGATCTAGAACACCTGTTGCGCCTGGCCGCTGCGGCGGTTTCGCGCCTGCAAAGCCATCAGCTATCGAGTCTGGAACAGACCGGCGTCACCAGCGATGGCCGCTTGATGAGCACCTGGCAACTGGAAATCCCGATGCGCAACATGCAGGACATCGTACCGTTGCAGGTCAAGTTTCAGCGCGAAGAAGCACCGGAGAAAGAAGCGCAACACGACCGCCGCGATGAGCGCGAACCCAAACAGCAACTGTGGCGCGTCGACCTGGCGTTCGACATGGAGCCGCTTGGGCCGCTTCAGGTCCAGGCGCAGTTGATCAAGGGCAGCCTGTCCAGCCAGCTCTGGGCGGAACGGCCTTACACCGCCAGCCTGATCGAAAACAATCTAGCGGGGTTGCGCGAACGCCTGCTCGCCTCGGGCCTGAACGTCGGCGATCTCGATTGCCATCACGGCAAACCGCCCGCAGGTCCGCAAAACCGCCTCGAACAACGCTGGGTCGACGAAAACGCATGA
- a CDS encoding heme lyase CcmF/NrfE family subunit, producing the protein MTSGIFIPELGHLAMILALCFALVQAVVPLLGAWRGDRLWMSLAQPAAWGQFTFLLFAFGCLTYAFMADDFSVAYVANNSNSALPWYYKFSAVWGAHEGSLLLWALILGGWTFAVSVFSRQLPQVMLARVLAVMGMISTGFLLFLILTSNPFKRILPQVPSDGADLNPLLQDIGLIVHPPMLYMGYVGFSVAFAFAIAALMGGRLDAAWARWSRPWTIVAWAFLGIGITLGSWWAYYELGWGGWWFWDPVENASFMPWLVGTALIHSLAVTEKRGVFKSWTVLLAIAAFSLSLLGTFLVRSGVLTSVHAFASDPERGVFILIFLLFVVGGSLTLFALRAPVVKSQVGFNLWSRETLLLGNNLVLVVAASMILLGTLYPLILDAMTGAKLSVGPPYFNALFIPLMALLMMVMAVGVIVRWKDTPVKWLLSMLTPVLLGSAALAVVAGVAYGDFNWAVLATFMLAAWVLLAGVRDIFDKTRHKGLIKGLPTLTRSYWGMQVAHLGIAVCALGVVLSSQNSAERDLRLSPGESMALGGYQFIFEGAKHFEGPNFTSDKGTVRVIRDGKEVSVLHPEKRLYTVQNSVMTEAGIDAGFTRDLYVALGEPLGDGAWAVRVHVKPFVRWIWFGGLLTGLGGLLAALDGRYRVKVKSRVREALGMSGATA; encoded by the coding sequence ATGACTTCCGGCATCTTTATTCCTGAGTTGGGCCATTTGGCGATGATCCTGGCGCTGTGTTTTGCGCTGGTACAAGCCGTGGTGCCGTTGCTCGGTGCCTGGCGCGGCGACCGCTTGTGGATGAGCCTGGCGCAACCGGCCGCGTGGGGCCAGTTCACCTTCCTGCTGTTCGCCTTCGGCTGCCTGACCTACGCCTTCATGGCCGACGATTTCTCTGTCGCTTATGTGGCCAACAACTCCAACAGCGCCTTGCCGTGGTACTACAAGTTCAGCGCCGTGTGGGGCGCGCACGAAGGTTCGTTGCTGCTGTGGGCCTTGATCCTCGGCGGCTGGACCTTTGCGGTGTCGGTGTTCTCCCGACAATTGCCGCAAGTGATGCTGGCGCGGGTGCTGGCGGTGATGGGCATGATCAGCACCGGTTTCCTGCTGTTCCTGATCCTCACGTCGAACCCGTTCAAACGCATCCTGCCGCAAGTGCCCAGTGATGGCGCCGACCTCAATCCGCTGCTGCAAGACATCGGCCTGATCGTGCATCCGCCGATGCTGTACATGGGCTACGTCGGTTTCTCGGTGGCGTTCGCGTTTGCCATCGCCGCGTTGATGGGCGGTCGCCTTGATGCGGCTTGGGCACGTTGGTCGCGTCCGTGGACCATCGTCGCCTGGGCGTTCCTCGGTATCGGCATCACCCTCGGTTCTTGGTGGGCCTACTACGAACTCGGCTGGGGCGGCTGGTGGTTCTGGGACCCGGTGGAAAACGCCTCGTTCATGCCGTGGCTGGTGGGCACCGCGTTGATTCACTCGTTGGCGGTCACGGAAAAACGTGGCGTGTTCAAGAGCTGGACCGTGTTGCTGGCCATCGCCGCGTTTTCGTTGAGTTTGCTGGGGACCTTCCTCGTACGTTCCGGCGTGCTGACCTCGGTGCATGCCTTTGCGTCCGACCCCGAGCGCGGTGTGTTCATCCTGATTTTCCTGCTGTTTGTGGTCGGCGGTTCGCTGACGCTGTTCGCGCTGCGCGCACCGGTGGTCAAGAGCCAGGTCGGCTTTAACCTCTGGTCCCGGGAAACCCTGCTGCTGGGCAACAACCTAGTGCTTGTGGTGGCGGCTTCGATGATCTTGCTCGGCACTTTGTACCCGTTGATTCTCGATGCAATGACCGGCGCAAAGCTGTCGGTCGGCCCGCCGTACTTCAACGCGCTGTTCATTCCGTTGATGGCATTGCTGATGATGGTGATGGCAGTCGGCGTCATCGTGCGCTGGAAAGACACGCCGGTGAAATGGCTGCTGAGCATGCTGACCCCGGTGCTGCTCGGCAGCGCCGCGCTGGCGGTGGTGGCCGGTGTCGCGTACGGCGATTTCAACTGGGCGGTGCTGGCGACTTTCATGCTGGCGGCCTGGGTGTTGCTGGCCGGTGTGCGTGACATTTTCGACAAGACTCGCCACAAAGGCCTGATCAAAGGTTTGCCGACCCTGACCCGCAGCTATTGGGGCATGCAGGTGGCGCACCTGGGCATCGCGGTTTGCGCACTCGGCGTGGTGCTGTCGAGCCAGAACAGCGCCGAGCGCGACTTGCGCCTGTCGCCGGGCGAATCCATGGCCCTGGGCGGTTATCAGTTCATCTTCGAAGGCGCCAAGCACTTCGAAGGCCCGAACTTCACCTCCGACAAGGGCACCGTGCGAGTGATCCGCGACGGCAAGGAAGTCAGCGTGCTGCACCCTGAAAAACGTCTGTACACCGTGCAGAACTCGGTGATGACCGAAGCCGGGATCGACGCCGGTTTCACCCGTGATCTCTATGTCGCCCTCGGCGAGCCGTTGGGCGATGGCGCCTGGGCTGTGCGCGTTCATGTGAAGCCGTTCGTGCGCTGGATCTGGTTCGGCGGGTTGCTCACCGGTCTGGGCGGGTTGCTGGCGGCATTGGATGGCCGTTATCGGGTCAAGGTGAAAAGCCGCGTGCGTGAGGCACTGGGCATGTCTGGAGCGACTGCATGA
- the ccmI gene encoding c-type cytochrome biogenesis protein CcmI translates to MIDFWLAAGLLLLVALSFLLIPILRSRCAQLEEDRTALNVALYQERVAELQVQREEGVLDAAQMDAGRAEAARELLADTEGVAAPRVSRLGKPAPLLAAVLVPVLGLALYLHFGASDKVELTREFSQAPQSMEEMTRRLERAVAAQPDSAEALYFLGRTYMTQDRPADAAKIFERTVNLAGRQPELLGQWAQAQYFADGKKWSDKVQALTDEALKADPKEVTSLGLLGIAAFEAQRYQQAIDYWNRLLEQLPPEDQSRVALQGGIARATEKLVDSGGKVAAAPVTKPAALLKVRVDLAADLKAKVQPGDSVFIFARATSGPPAPLAAKRLTVADLPATVELGDADAMMPQLKLSNFPEVQLVARISRAGQPTAGEWIGRSQPLASSTTAPQTLTIDSPDK, encoded by the coding sequence ATGATTGATTTCTGGCTCGCTGCAGGTCTGCTGCTACTGGTTGCCCTGAGTTTTCTGTTGATCCCCATTCTGCGTAGCCGTTGCGCCCAGCTCGAAGAGGATCGTACTGCCCTGAACGTGGCTCTGTATCAGGAGCGCGTGGCCGAGTTGCAGGTTCAGCGCGAAGAAGGCGTTCTCGATGCCGCGCAGATGGATGCCGGTCGGGCCGAAGCCGCCCGCGAATTGCTCGCCGACACCGAAGGCGTTGCCGCGCCACGGGTGTCGCGCCTGGGCAAACCGGCACCGTTGCTGGCCGCAGTTCTGGTGCCGGTGCTGGGTTTGGCGTTGTACCTGCATTTCGGGGCCAGCGACAAAGTCGAACTGACCCGGGAATTCTCCCAGGCGCCGCAGTCGATGGAAGAAATGACCCGGCGTCTGGAGCGCGCGGTCGCGGCGCAGCCGGACTCCGCTGAGGCGCTGTACTTCCTCGGTCGCACCTACATGACCCAGGATCGTCCTGCCGATGCGGCGAAGATCTTCGAGCGCACCGTGAATCTGGCCGGTCGTCAGCCGGAACTGCTCGGCCAATGGGCACAGGCCCAGTATTTCGCCGATGGCAAGAAGTGGTCGGACAAGGTTCAGGCCCTGACTGACGAAGCGCTGAAAGCCGATCCTAAAGAAGTCACCAGCCTTGGCCTGCTGGGTATTGCTGCCTTCGAAGCTCAGCGTTATCAGCAAGCGATCGACTACTGGAATCGCCTGCTGGAGCAACTGCCGCCCGAGGACCAATCCCGTGTCGCGCTGCAGGGCGGCATTGCCCGCGCCACCGAGAAACTGGTGGACAGCGGTGGCAAAGTGGCCGCGGCACCGGTGACCAAACCGGCGGCGCTGCTCAAGGTCCGGGTGGATCTGGCGGCCGATTTGAAAGCCAAGGTCCAGCCGGGCGACAGCGTGTTCATCTTCGCCCGCGCCACCTCCGGCCCACCCGCGCCGCTGGCGGCCAAACGCCTGACCGTGGCTGACTTGCCGGCGACGGTTGAACTGGGCGATGCCGACGCAATGATGCCGCAGTTGAAACTGTCGAACTTCCCTGAAGTCCAACTGGTTGCGCGCATCTCCCGCGCCGGCCAACCGACGGCGGGCGAGTGGATCGGTCGCAGCCAACCCTTGGCCAGCAGCACCACCGCGCCGCAAACACTGACCATCGACAGCCCGGATAAATAA
- a CDS encoding EscU/YscU/HrcU family type III secretion system export apparatus switch protein, with translation MSNPNAPRQAIALKYDGNHAPTLTAKGDEELAEEILRIARDYEVPIYENAELVKLLARMELGDSIPEELYRTIAEIIAFAWNLKGKFPVGHDPNAPRVEKDVTSRGDDY, from the coding sequence ATGAGCAACCCCAACGCCCCACGCCAAGCCATCGCCCTTAAATACGACGGCAACCATGCACCTACCCTCACGGCCAAGGGTGACGAAGAACTGGCGGAAGAAATTCTGCGGATCGCCCGTGATTACGAAGTGCCAATCTACGAAAACGCCGAGCTGGTGAAACTGTTGGCGCGGATGGAGTTGGGGGACAGTATTCCGGAGGAGTTGTACCGCACGATTGCCGAGATCATTGCGTTTGCGTGGAATCTGAAAGGCAAGTTTCCCGTGGGGCATGATCCGAATGCGCCGAGGGTCGAGAAGGATGTGACCTCACGCGGGGATGATTATTGA